The following nucleotide sequence is from Podospora bellae-mahoneyi strain CBS 112042 chromosome 1 map unlocalized CBS112042p_1, whole genome shotgun sequence.
GCTCTGGCAGTTGTGTTTCGTACGTATTCATCGACGTGATCGATATCGGGCCGCATGACACTGATCATGGTCGCGAGACCAGCGGCTTTGCTGAGGTTAGAAATAATCTCGCGACCTTCGACTCGTGCATAATAGTCCTGGTCAATGAGCAATGGCTCAATGACGACCAAGATCTTGTGGACATAGGGCCGAACCATATCATCCAGCTTGTAAAGGATACGGTCAATAACCTTGACAAGAAGATGGCGTTCCTGGTCCTCAAGGGTCTTCTCCATGAGTAGCGGGAGAATCTGGTTGAAGAGGGGTCCGGCACCGAAGTTTCGAGCATTATCTGTAAGCTGCCTGAGTGCAGTCTTCCTCATCGGGGGAGTACCGTTCTTGaccttcaacaacaggcgcatgatcttcctctccttcagctcTTCGACAGTCAGATCGTCTTCATTGGACCCGTCTGTGAGCTTGCCAAAGTACGCCATGTCCTCAGGCTTGAAAAACTGAAGATCACCAACACCGGGGATTTCCCTTGGAACTGCTTGCCCAGAGAGACGTGTGCTCTCAGGATCCTGCATCATGAAGCCTGtctgtggtgttggtggcaCTGCCAGCTTGTGCGTAGGCGCCCGGGTAGGGGCATATCCCGGGGGAGGCTCGAGAATCTTGTATCCCTCGTCAGGACCAGGAAGCATAGCGTCGAGCTCCTCATCGCTGAGTGGCATGTACCGGCCGGCATCGGGGCCGAACACAGTGGGGGGCAGAACAGCAGTTTGTGTAGGGTGCATCGGAGTGGCGAGACCAATGTTTCCAACGGGGGTGGCAGACGGCGCTTGATCCCATCTTGacttcttctttgcttctACTACAGTTCCATCAGCGCCAAGAACGGGCACAGAAGGTGCCTGATCCCAGCGCGAGCGCTTCTTGGGCTCTGCGGCTGCTGGGGCAGCCTCGGCGTCTGTAGTAGCAACATCCCATCTCTTTTTGCGCTTGCGGCCAGCGGCTGCTGCCTCGGTCGAACCGGCATCACCGTTCTCCTTGTTTCCGGCCTCCTCAATCTGGAGTGTAGGCTTATGTTCTTCAGTGGGACCGTCCTTCATCTTCTGTTCGATAGCTCGGCGCACGCGCTCCTCCTCACGCTCAATCTCCCGACTCTCCATAATCTCGCGATAGCTCATTCCATcctcagcagcggcagcctgGCGATTGGCGGCGAAGGGGTCGGCGCGGGTTGGGGTCAGAACGCGATCAAATCGACGCTTCTGGTAATCGGTTTCGCGATCTGTGATGCGGTTGCTCTTCTCGCCACGACCGGCGAGAatgtcgtcttcttccactccATTTCCACGCGCAAACTCATCTATCTGGGCACGGGTAGCAGTGTACTGTCCGACGAGGCGGCGCGAGCTATCGGCGTCGGCCatgtcctcatcgtcgtcgccatCTTgagcggggagggaggtgtgatAGCCTGCAAACTTGTCGGCGCCATTGGCACTTCGATCGTAGAGGTCGGTATCCCAGGCCTCATTAAGGCTGGCCTTGGTTGACGAGTCAGCACGCTGATTGGCCGGGTCGAAGGTCTTTGAACCTTTTTTCGCAGCGGCAGCCGCGTTTCGCTCGGCCTGGAGCTTGCGAATCTGATCAAATTCCGCGTCCGACATGGTACTGCTGCCCACACGGCACTGTGCTCATCCCATTCGGgtaggttgttgttgaagtgaGGAAGTAAGTGACGACGCGATCGGTAGTGGATGGCTCGTTCGTTCTTGgggcgatggggagggagtatCGCGATGGTGGTCGTTGTTGGATGGAAGTTGAACGTGGGCCAGGACGTGGACGTGGACGTGCGGGTGAGACTGGATCGTGGATGGAGCAAGCACTTTGCCCTGTTGAAATTTTGGcggcagccgcagccgcaggCCAAGAGCGAGCCGCGCTAAGCTCTTGGCAGCAGATCGCTGTTACATAAGCTGGTCTAGGCTCACAACCTCACTTTACTTCACTGGGGCATTGGAGCTCCAATTCATCAACCGCGACTCGATTTCTTTACAAGTGCTGGGTGCTGTGGCCCATTGTGTTACAACTAAAGCGATGGAGATTAGTTCGACTTgaattctttttcttcttttcgttttcGTTTCGTTCTCTTCGTACCTACGATGTCATCTTCCAGTCGCTGCTCGCTTTACGCAGAGCTGCTAGCCAATATCCGCCAAATTTCACTGGTCGCTTCTCTCACATCGCCCAGTGATGCCTCCACCAGAGTTGCTGTGGCTGCTGACGGAAGCACCATCGAGTTGACACATCATGGCGAGGTTCACAAAATCAGTTTGCCTGCCAAGATACCTCTTGGCAGTACACTCCTTCCCATCGATCAGAGGCAAAACGGGACCACGGCTCTGTCGTGGCGATTGCCACTTGGTGGCACGGTTCCCCAACCGCATCTCTCTTCTGATACCCCCGCCTGGTCAGCGACAGACTTCGACGTCGGCGTCCAGGTCGCTTGCAGGAATTGCAATACTGTcgttgtggaggagggtacAGTAAAGGTCTGGAAAGACTTGCCAAGTGAGAACTGGGCCGAGATGATGGAATTCTGGCATTGTCACAAGCCGGATCACCATCATGAGGATGGACACGAGCACGGGCATTCCCGTGATGAGCACTTTGGCAAGGCAGATGAAAAGAGCCTGGCTGCTCGAGGCTATGGGGCTTCGTCCATCATCTCAGCTCAACCAGGTGTCGGTTTTGTTGACTTGACAACGATCCTCTTTACCGAACGCGATTGCCAGAATATCACGGTAAGTTCTTGACATGACAGCATGAGTATGTGTTTGTGTGGGTATGAAGAAGGTAACCCGGCCGGCTTTGCCTCCCAATGGCGTGGTTACCGATACAAGTGCCCTAGATGAAGCAACTATCGTTCAACCTGTTCAACAGAAACCACTGGATTGTTTACGAACCTCCTTAACAGGACGGATTGTTTCTTTCTGGTGGTGAACGAACCTCTGCATTTCACCGGGTGATTCATAAGTCGAGAATATCCCGGGATACCACGAGGGACATGCCATTCCCATTCTCGTTTCGTTCATAGCCAGTCGGCCAGTAGCTGACACACATGTATCTAGTACTCAAACTCAGCCTTTGAGCAAGGGTCATTAAATAGACAAGATCTGCCATTGATCAACAACCGCAGCTTGAATGTTTTTTGCTCTTCCTGCCACTCTCAACTCGGCTTCTACGTCTTTCGGACAGCAGCTGTCACCCTTCTGAAGTGGCAGATGTCTTGCCAGTCCGCATCTGGTTCAGCACCAGGCATCACTGAGTGCCTGGCCGCGACtatcatctccaccatctcacGATCTGCCTCGTCAAAGTCGCTCATCATGCCCATTAATGAGACAGAATCGGAAGTCAAACAGACGGTGATTTACGCGTGGGTGCTCAACGCTAATATTGTGTACTCATCGAGTAATGGGGCGTTGGGAAGACCAGCTATCAAGCTGTTGTATCAGAAGATACCGCGAGAGGAAGCGGACAAGATGTTGGAGGCGGTGACGTGTGAGGCGCAGGAGATCAACCTGCCGGCGATCGCTATTGAGAAGGTGGTCGAGCATTTGGATGAGAGTAACTGGTTGTTACCGGAGAAGGAAAGGGTGTTTAGGGAGTGgagggtggggttgttgacgagATGATTTGATGGATCATTAGCAAACGAAAAAGAGCGCCCCGTTATACCATTACGCCATGCCACCAGTTGAAAGCTCCTCAAAACACTCAGCAACTGTATTCCCAGGTGTGCCGCATTGTGTGTCATCCAAATATTATGTAACTACACCCGGACGCTCCTGCGTGTTCTATTCCAAGTTAAACGAGCAGGAGAAGTCGCTGAAGATACCATCCTACATCCCGTTGTATCGTAcaccactcccccctcatcattGACTTTCCCTCGCCTTTATCCTCTTACTCACCCTTCTGGTCGTCGTACTCGTCGTCGAAACCTGCGACACCTGCGAGCTAAGCGTCAACCCATCCATTACATCCTCCATTTTGACATCTTCATCCCTTTGCTgcgactcctcctccttgacagcctttctttttctcgtgCTCGAAACCGTCAACTCCTCATTTTTCACCACTCTTGCCACTTCTTGCTTTACtaccttctccttcttcacaacCACGTCGGCATTTTCCttgtcctcttcttcttctttcttccccctctttcCTGTCTTCGCCTGCTCAGCAAACGACTTGAGGTTAGCAGTGAAAAGAACACTCTGCGCCCAACCCGCGTACTCCCCCCAGATGTTCCTGAAATGATCCCCTACACTCTCATACATCCCCTTTGTAAAAGTTTTGCTTTTGGACTTTCCACCGAAATTGTAATCTCGCTGTGCGATCTGCCAGACGTGCGTATCGATTGGAACAgattcccaccaccccaaccccatcaaacAAACACAATCAGACACTTTGGGTCCAACACCTGTTAGTTCAAGCAATGCCTCATGTGCCTTGCGATAAGTGGGCTTCTCCCCAGGTTGAAACTTGGGGTTATCCGCTGGTGGTACGGCCGGGTTGCGAATTTGATCCAACCACCCTTTTGGTCGTTGCTGAGAGATGATTTGCGCGGTATCGGCGATGTATTTGGCGCGGTAGCCAAATCCGAGAGAGCGGAGGTGGGATTCAACCTCTGGTCCGGAGAGGGCTTCTGGTGAGGGGAAGTCATGGAAGGGTTCCCCTGATATGGTGGTGATGTAAGGGCCGTAGTGGAGGCAGAGGTTGTTCACCATGGAGCTGATTCGGgagatgttgttgttggagctgcagatgaaggagatgagggttTCCCAGGCGTCTTGGTTTAAAATGCGGATGccggtgaaggaggagcagcGCCGAGCGAAGTTGAGGTCAGTGGTGGACCATTGGGTGTAGAGCTGGGTGAGTGGCacgccgagggagaggtaGGATTgtaagagggggagggtggtttcatgtgggggtgggttgatggcggggagggtggattTGTATGAGAGATGAGTTGGGGATTGGGTCAGGGTGATGAGGCGGTTGGAGAGGACGCAGTGCCATTCGTTGTTTATTTTACGCCAGCGGAAGGATTCTAAAGGGGGTATGAgtatggtggtgatgaagtgGATGGATGAGAGCGGTGATACATACGTCCACAGCGAAGGGTTGTCTCGATACAGAGCTCGGCTAGGCTCAGGGGTAATTTTCGCCATTCGGAGGCCATTGTGAGATGGTAGATTGCTCCACTGAGCTACAGTAAGAAATGAATGAGAGTTTTGGACTGAAAAGTGAGGAATGTTCAAGAACCTCAGGGGTGAGCTTTGAATAAAGATATACCAAGCTCGcactgcctgcctgcctggaGATGTTGCTGGTTGAGGAACCAGGGGCAACTGCAATTGGAGCTAGTCCCCACTTGGCTTAGTGCAGCTGGGGAGTGTGCCAAGCATCCGCATAGTCCAGGTTCGCCATCCCAAAAAAGTTCCAGCCTCGCGACAACCTTTGAGACTGACTTGACGACTCGCATCACAGCTTTTTTCGGCAACCATTTTTACCGAAAGTCCTGCACCCAGACATCAATTCTGGTTTACCGGGACTGGCAGCAGAGATGAACGGAGATAGCTACTCCTCCAgaggtttgttttttttctgctgTCCAATTGGGCAGCTCCGCAGCTAACCGACGCGCAATAGACAGTGGCCGTTACGGCTCATCTCGCGATCATCAGGTGAGTTGGGTACATGCATCACAATTCTTCTCGGCGATAGTGCTTACAATTTATAGTCCTCCAGACGTGATCGCGACGATAGACGCGACCGTGGTGACCCCCGCGACAGCAGAGGTAGCAGGAGACGGTCCAGATCCCCACCAGATTATCGTAGCGGCGGTAGATCTCGTCGCGACGAAGGTGCTGGCGGCGGAGATGTCGACGCATATTCTTCCAGCCGAAGCCATCGTGATAGAGAGCGCGAGGACCGATACACTGGAGGACGGGATCGCCGAGGAGGGGACCGTGGCGGTGATAGGGAATGGGACCGGGACAGAGGTGGCAGAAGCAGGcgtgacgacgacgatgggaGACGCGAGCGCCGCGGGGAGCGCCCTGATCGGGATGTTATCGACGATCgccggggtggtggaagacgCGGTGGTGGCGATAGGGACGCCgacagagagagggaaagggaacgCCGTCGCAGTGCATCGCCGCCCCCCAAGAAGCGCGAACCCACTCCCGACTTGACCGATATCGTGCCGATCCTCGAACGCAGACGACGTCTTACACAATGGGATATCAAACCACCCGGATACGACAATGTCACGGCCGAACAAGCCAAGCTTTCGGGCATGTTCCCGCTTCCAGGAGCCCCCAGACAGCAGGCCATGGATCCAACGAAGTTGCAGGCCTTCATGAGCCAGCCAGGTGGAGCGGTCAATAGCGCTGCTCTCAAGCCCACGAACTCCCGCCAGGCCAAGCGCTTGATTCTGTCCAATATCCCCGCCTCAGCAACCGACGACAGCATCGTCAACTTCTTTAACCTGCAGCTCAACGGCTTGAACGTCATTGAGCAGACGGACCCATGCCTTCTCTGCAACATCTCCCCAGACCGGTCGTTTGCTATGCTTGAGTTCCGCAACAATACAGATGCGACGGTGGCGCTGGCTCTCGACGGCATCACGATGGATGCTGATGATCACCAGGCGAACGGAAACGGTGCTGCGGCCACAGGGTTGAAGATCCGTCGGCCGAAGGATTACATTGTCCCTGCGATCGTGGAGGACCCCAACTATGACCCCGACTCCAGTGTGCCATCAACcaatgttgttgatggcccGAACAAGATCAGTGTTACCAACATCCCTCCTTATCTCACCGAAGATCAGGTTATGGAGCTTCTCGTTAGCTTTGGCAAGCTCAAGTCGTTTGTGTTTGTGAAGGATAATGGCACACAAGAGCCAAGGGTAAGCATTCTTGACATGTCAGTTGAATGTTCTACTCTAACATAGCATAGGGCATTGCGTTCTTGGAGTACGCCGATTCCAGCGTCACGGATGTTGCAATCAGTGGTCTCAACAACATGATGCTTGGAGAGAAGGCGCTCAAGGTTCAGAAGGCCAGCATTGGCATCACCCAGGTTGCTGGTGAACTCAGTGTCAACGCCATGTCTATGCTTGCTGGTACTACTCCCTCGGACAATGACGCCGGTAGAGTCCTCCAGCTCCTAAATATGGTCACTGCGGATGAGCTCATGGATAACGATGATTACGAAGGTTTGTCGCTTCTTCTGCTTTGTATCATTACTTTGTGGGTTGCTAACGTCATGAACCAGAAATTCGTGATGATGTACAAGAGGAGTGCGAGAAGTTTGGCAagatcctctccctcaagatTCCTCGGCCGGTCGGTGGCAGCCGACAGTCAGCCGGCGTGGGCAAGATCTTCATCAAGTTCGAGAACCATGAAGCTGCCAACAAGGCTCTTCGCGCTTTGGCCGGGCGGAAGTTCGCTGACAGGACTGTGGTGACAACATATTTCCCCGAGGCATGTCCTACTAACTTACTGAGCCCATCGAGTATGAATGCTAACAATGACCACAGGAGAACTTCGATGTTAATGCGTGGTAAGAAGGcatggaaggggaggattgGTATGGTTGTAGATTGCCAACTGGCGGGAGGGTAAAGCGGTCACTCAATGGTTCAGCAGTTCTCTAATCACGGTAGAGATGCAATGTACAATTATCTAGCGAGGTCTGGGAAGGAGTGCAATGCATTTGAGTCGATTAGAGTCGGCGATACAGTACGGTAATCATCTTGTTGCATTTGGACACACCGATAATACGATGTTCTGTGCAGGGTTTGTGATGACTGTTCCGCCTACCAAGAGCTGGATGTGTTCGATGAGATTGTGGATTGATCTTAAATAACCCCAAGCTATGATATGGAGGGAATATCATAAGAGAGACATCAGGCATTGATTCAGGCATCAAGAAGTAGTGGACAAATGAATTATTACATGTGAATATGCTAAACAGCCATGAAGGCCTAATCATCTATTTCGCAAAGGCCGAGTCATATAAGATCTATTGTCATGTTAGCCATGTTCAGAGACAGGTGATAAGAACATGATATGATGAGAGCCAAAATCAGAAGTCCTGTTAAATCATCGAGCCCCGAAGGACTCTAGCATAAGAGGTACCAGAATATAATTGTAATGTGTTTGATCATCATGTAAGGCTCGGGGGAGGTGCAGATTGCGCAGTGATAAAACGTACCATGATGAAAAGTGTGTCGAGTCAACTGCTGTTGTGAATTCCATGCAGGACCAGTCCCTGTGTTGAACTTAAAAAATCATGCCTTATCCCCGTACATTCTGCCGCAAGTATCACGTCGCAGTTGGGAGGAACGAGGCATGCTTTCTCGAGAAGACCCAGCCGCAGTGGTTGTCGTGTGGTGCAGAACAAGAGGAAGTGAAAGAGCTGCGAAAAATTTCCAGATTTAAACATCGAAGCTCCAGTCTCCACCAGCTCTGAAGCTCCGCCAAGAGTTCGGTGGGACATTCACTTCACGTGACCCAACGTCAGCTGTCTGGCCAATCACAGTATGACCCTAAGCTTGGCGGTCCCGATTTTTCCGCCCACAGAGTCCGGAATATCCATTCAGCCTGGGGTAAATTTCACGAACGTCTGTTGAAACCTCTTCTTGATTTCCGAGACCGACCAGCCAGCGCCAAATCCGCCCAACGAACGATCCGTCAACAGTCGATCACCACCTCAAAAACCACCAGCCAAAATGGGTCGTCTTCACTCCAAGGGAAAGGGCATTTCTGCCTCCGCCATCCCCTACTCCCGCAACCCCCCCGCCTGGCTCAAGACCACCCCCGAGCAGGTCGTTGATCAGATTTGCAAGCTCGCCAAGAAGGGTGCTACCCCCTCCCAGATCGGTGTCATCCTCCGTGACTCCCACGGCGTTGCCCAGACCAAGGTCGTTACTGGTATGTTTTTGAACGATGGGAAATACTGGAGAAGCGAGTGTAGAATATGGTGCTGACTTTGAGACCATAGGCAACAAGATCCTCCGTATCCTCAAGAGCCACGGTATGTCGTGAACAGCACTCACCCCTCCCAGGAATACCTCTAGACAGAAGCGCAACGAGACACCGGTCTGCTCGAGACGTCGTCCTCGGCTTCCCCGTCCGTTCGATCGAGACGAGCAGCGGCCTCGGTTGACGCCAGGTGGATAAAAGACTACAAGAGATGGAAATATACTATGCCTCTGTTTGGTCATGTGCTGACAGAGTGATGGAATTGCAGGCCTTGCCCCCGCTCTTCCTGAGGATCTCTTCGTAAGaaccccccaaatccctAATATGTATAGATTTTGCTGACTCTCCCCCTCAGTCCCTGATCAAGAAGGCTGTCGCTGTCCGCAAGCACCTTGAGCGCAACcgcaaggacaaggacggcAAGTTCCGCCTTATTCTCATCGAGTCCCGTATTCACCGTTTGGCCCGTTACTACAAGACCGTCGGtgtcctcccccccacctgGAAGTACGAGTCCTCTACTGCCAGCACCCTCGTCGGTTAAGCGATGAGACGGTGATTACGGCCGAGCCGAGGAGAGTTGAACCTCTCGGTGAGGTGGTATTGGGTGGTGATATGGATCTCTTGGTTGGGAAAATAACAAATACCCCTTGTGTATCTTTTGCAGGTTTGGTAAATCACACGGCCATACGGAGTCGGGGAGTCACGGGGAATGGAAAGGAAACTTGCATTTCACGGCTAGATCTTTTTATACAAACTGCGAATTGCACAGGAGGGTATCCAAGTTCATATCATGTCAAGTGTGGTGTCTGAATTGCATGTGCCATGCCGAAGTCAACCTTGATGATAACACGTCGCAATGCTTTGCTTTTCATTGCTGCAGTCCAAATGCCAATTCGGTGTCTCCTATATTCGAAATTGCAATGACCA
It contains:
- a CDS encoding uncharacterized protein (EggNog:ENOG503P2ZZ; COG:S), with the protein product MSSSSRCSLYAELLANIRQISLVASLTSPSDASTRVAVAADGSTIELTHHGEVHKISLPAKIPLGSTLLPIDQRQNGTTALSWRLPLGGTVPQPHLSSDTPAWSATDFDVGVQVACRNCNTVVVEEGTVKVWKDLPSENWAEMMEFWHCHKPDHHHEDGHEHGHSRDEHFGKADEKSLAARGYGASSIISAQPGVGFVDLTTILFTERDCQNITYSNSAFEQGSLNRQDLPLINNRSLNVFCSSCHSQLGFYVFRTAAVTLLKWQMSCQSASGSAPGITECLAATIISTISRSASSKSLIMPINETESEVKQTVIYAWVLNANIVYSSSNGALGRPAIKLLYQKIPREEADKMLEAVTCEAQEINLPAIAIEKVVEHLDESNWLLPEKERVFREWRVGLLTR
- the OGG1 gene encoding 8-oxoguanine glycosylase ogg1 (COG:L; EggNog:ENOG503NWHV; BUSCO:EOG092628HC); translation: MASEWRKLPLSLAELCIETTLRCGQSFRWRKINNEWHCVLSNRLITLTQSPTHLSYKSTLPAINPPPHETTLPLLQSYLSLGVPLTQLYTQWSTTDLNFARRCSSFTGIRILNQDAWETLISFICSSNNNISRISSMVNNLCLHYGPYITTISGEPFHDFPSPEALSGPEVESHLRSLGFGYRAKYIADTAQIISQQRPKGWLDQIRNPAVPPADNPKFQPGEKPTYRKAHEALLELTGVGPKVSDCVCLMGLGWWESVPIDTHVWQIAQRDYNFGGKSKSKTFTKGMYESVGDHFRNIWGEYAGWAQSVLFTANLKSFAEQAKTGKRGKKEEEEDKENADVVVKKEKVVKQEVARVVKNEELTVSSTRKRKAVKEEESQQRDEDVKMEDVMDGLTLSSQVSQVSTTSTTTRRVSKRIKARESQ
- a CDS encoding uncharacterized protein (EggNog:ENOG503NUP9; COG:A); translation: MNGDSYSSRDSGRYGSSRDHQSSRRDRDDRRDRGDPRDSRGSRRRSRSPPDYRSGGRSRRDEGAGGGDVDAYSSSRSHRDREREDRYTGGRDRRGGDRGGDREWDRDRGGRSRRDDDDGRRERRGERPDRDVIDDRRGGGRRGGGDRDADRERERERRRSASPPPKKREPTPDLTDIVPILERRRRLTQWDIKPPGYDNVTAEQAKLSGMFPLPGAPRQQAMDPTKLQAFMSQPGGAVNSAALKPTNSRQAKRLILSNIPASATDDSIVNFFNLQLNGLNVIEQTDPCLLCNISPDRSFAMLEFRNNTDATVALALDGITMDADDHQANGNGAAATGLKIRRPKDYIVPAIVEDPNYDPDSSVPSTNVVDGPNKISVTNIPPYLTEDQVMELLVSFGKLKSFVFVKDNGTQEPRGIAFLEYADSSVTDVAISGLNNMMLGEKALKVQKASIGITQVAGELSVNAMSMLAGTTPSDNDAGRVLQLLNMVTADELMDNDDYEEIRDDVQEECEKFGKILSLKIPRPVGGSRQSAGVGKIFIKFENHEAANKALRALAGRKFADRTVENFDVNAW
- the RPS13 gene encoding ribosomal 40S subunit protein S13 (BUSCO:EOG0926514P; COG:J; EggNog:ENOG503P1R2); amino-acid sequence: MGRLHSKGKGISASAIPYSRNPPAWLKTTPEQVVDQICKLAKKGATPSQIGVILRDSHGVAQTKVVTGNKILRILKSHGLAPALPEDLFSLIKKAVAVRKHLERNRKDKDGKFRLILIESRIHRLARYYKTVGVLPPTWKYESSTASTLVG